CGCTACACCTTCAAGGAAGAAGAAGCGGCCAAGGCCATCGAAGCTGCTTGCGAAAAGGTCATCGCCCAGGGCTTCCGCACTGGCGACATCTACCAGGAAGGCTGCACCAAGGTCGGTACAG
Above is a genomic segment from uncultured Fibrobacter sp. containing:
- a CDS encoding isocitrate/isopropylmalate family dehydrogenase, giving the protein RYTFKEEEAAKAIEAACEKVIAQGFRTGDIYQEGCTKVGTVGMGDAIIKALG